The following is a genomic window from Candidatus Xiphinematobacter sp. Idaho Grape.
TACCTAAGGCAGTGAGTGTAGTTTTTTCAAGGAGCTCCATGTCATCTAAGCTAGTGGGAATGGGATGAATTTTCAGAGGAGGGAAGACCTCTAGTTCCTCTGGAGGAAAATTTGAACCGCTGCCCGAAGAGGTTTCCTAAAAACAGCCCTTTATCTTTCGCCTGAGCCTCTCTAAGGACGCTTTTGACCTTCTCTGCTTTCCTAAAAAGCAGATTTCCAGGTTTTCGAAGTTCCTCATACTACATATCCTGAAGGGTACCCTTAAAAACTTCTAGCGCCTTGCGAATCAGAGGATCATCTTTAAAAGCTGCCGCAGGGTTTTGGGGGGCTGCTGGGGATTGTGTATGATGTAGAATGTCTTCTTTATGGGAAGAGAAACCTTCCAATAGTTCAACAGCAAGACGAGTAGGGACTCCTCTTATTTTTGAAAGGTGTTTCTCTAGTATAGGCTGGATGTCTGCCCAAAAGATGGAATCGAATTGTGCCCTAAAAGGCCTTGGGAAGCACACATGTAATGTGTTTCCTTCGAAGGAAATGGCCCGACCCTCTTCTAACCAACGAAATTTAATAGATCCCTGCTTCATCACCTCTGCAACAACTGTTCCCCAAATGACCTGAGCATTGCTAGGTTGCTGCGTGGTGTCGGACCCGTCCTTCTCCACACAGGGAACACCTTCACTAGGCAGATGGGCACTTTTTTCTTCAGGTCTTTTCGAGCAAGAAAGTGTACTAGGAGGGTGAGAAATGGTTGTCTCTCCAGATAGGGCGGTGAGGGTAGTTAGCACATCATCTAAGCTAGCTCGCTCGAGCAAATGTGCTGCTTTGATAATAGCGATATCCATTTGCAGCTGAGTATCGATGGCCCACTTCATGCGAGATTGCTCTTCTGCCAAGAGATCAAGCAGCTCAAGGAGCTTGCCCTGCTGTACACACAATGCTTGCTCCTGGGCAGCTGGGTGTGTGGAGGAATCTGGTGTCACTTGTTGAATGAGTACATTGCGTAGCCACACAATCCAGCTTTCAAGCAGATGAGAGAGCGAGCAACCTCGATCCGCTTGGTCAGCAGTTAGTTCTAGTGCTTCTTTAGTTCTCCTGTGGAGGACTAAAGATGAAAGATCAACGATCGTATGACTGGATGTCAGTCCAAAAATCGATAAAACATCGGACTCAGTAACCCGGTTATTACAAAAGGCAACTGCTTGGTCTAACATAGACTCAGCGTCTCGCAAACTCCCTTCCGCAGCAGCAGCAATAGCCTTTAGGGCCTCTTCCTCTACATCAATTTTTTCCCTGGAAGCGATAGTTTTTAAATGGGTAGTGATCAGTTGTGCTGGGATACGCCTCAAATCAAAACGTTGACACCGACTAATGATGGTAGGAGGCATCTTATGAACTTCTGTCGTGGCAAGGATAAACTTCACATGTGAAGGAGGTTCTTCCACGGTCTTTAGCAATGCGTTGAATGCCCCAGAGGAAAGCATATGTACCTCATCGATGATGTAGACCTTGAAAGGACCTCGCACAGGAGAAAAGGAAACACCCTCACGGAGTTCTCGGACATTTTCCACACCATTATTACTTGCTCCATCAATTTCCAATACATCCAGCGAGCGGCTTTCTGCAATTTCTATGCAGGAACCACAGACTCCGCACGGGTTTATTGTGGGCCCTGTTATGCAGTTAAGGGCCTTGGCAAGAACGCGAGCAACAGAAGTTTTTCCAACGCCGTGCGGTCCAACAAAAAGATAAGCTTGGGCGAGGCGCTGAAGCTGTATAGCATTCCGTAATGTGTTTACAACATATCCTTGCCCAACGAGTTCTGTAAATGTTTGCGGGCGATATTTTCTGGAAAAGACCTGATAGCTCACCGAATAAAAAGCAGGCAGTGGACCATGGAAGCGGAAGACGCAAAAAGAGCGGGTGTCACCCTAGCAGCTCTTCTGCAAGAAATTCAATGGATAATTGAAGCATGGTAGGGATTAGTCTCTAAACTACTCGGCCTTCAGTACTACAATATGTATGTCATGTGACCAGCCCATATTAGGTAGGTAGGTAGGCCTACACGCTTCAGTGCAAAATAGACTGGAAAATCTCCCGTGAGGGTTTTATAGGACAGGGAAGCCACACGCTACCTTCTTGCGACTTTCTTACCGCTATACTGCTTGATGCATCGTTTCTTCCTGCCTCCCGAAATTTTTCGGCACTCCCCTCCCTCCCTTACTGGGCTAGAAGCCCATCACTGTCTCAATACATTGAGACTTCCGGTGGGGGAGCACGTTACTGTATTTAACGGACGTGGAAGTGAGGCAAAAGTAACCATTTCTTGCATCAAAAAAGATAAGGTGTTACTGAGTTCTCTTACACGCCTTAGCTTTACACCTCGCCCTCCTGTAGAAATTACCCTTGCGCAGGCAATCCCCAAGGCAAGGAGCATGGGTTGGATTATTCAAAAAGCAGTAGAGTTGGGTGCTGCTCGTGTTGCTCCCTTGATCTCCGAAAGAACTGTGGTTCAGATAGATTCCAGAGAAGGGAAAAGAAAACAGTCTAGATGGGAGAGAATCGCCATCAGGGCATGCGAGCAGTGCGGTCGGAATTGGCTCCCACATATTTTGCAGCCAAGTTCTCTCGAGGAATTCCTTCAGTCCATAGGCACGAAGGATTTCCTTTTGATTGCTTCCCTTCAACCGGATGCTTGCAGACTCA
Proteins encoded in this region:
- the dnaX gene encoding DNA polymerase III subunit gamma/tau, which codes for MSYQVFSRKYRPQTFTELVGQGYVVNTLRNAIQLQRLAQAYLFVGPHGVGKTSVARVLAKALNCITGPTINPCGVCGSCIEIAESRSLDVLEIDGASNNGVENVRELREGVSFSPVRGPFKVYIIDEVHMLSSGAFNALLKTVEEPPSHVKFILATTEVHKMPPTIISRCQRFDLRRIPAQLITTHLKTIASREKIDVEEEALKAIAAAAEGSLRDAESMLDQAVAFCNNRVTESDVLSIFGLTSSHTIVDLSSLVLHRRTKEALELTADQADRGCSLSHLLESWIVWLRNVLIQQVTPDSSTHPAAQEQALCVQQGKLLELLDLLAEEQSRMKWAIDTQLQMDIAIIKAAHLLERASLDDVLTTLTALSGETTISHPPSTLSCSKRPEEKSAHLPSEGVPCVEKDGSDTTQQPSNAQVIWGTVVAEVMKQGSIKFRWLEEGRAISFEGNTLHVCFPRPFRAQFDSIFWADIQPILEKHLSKIRGVPTRLAVELLEGFSSHKEDILHHTQSPAAPQNPAAAFKDDPLIRKALEVFKGTLQDM
- a CDS encoding 16S rRNA (uracil(1498)-N(3))-methyltransferase; this translates as MHRFFLPPEIFRHSPPSLTGLEAHHCLNTLRLPVGEHVTVFNGRGSEAKVTISCIKKDKVLLSSLTRLSFTPRPPVEITLAQAIPKARSMGWIIQKAVELGAARVAPLISERTVVQIDSREGKRKQSRWERIAIRACEQCGRNWLPHILQPSSLEEFLQSIGTKDFLLIASLQPDACRLKEVLASYLQKYGKPRHATILVGPEGDFTLGEIALAKGEGCQPVTLGPIVLRTETAAIYCLSVLSHELGLCSPYNE